The following DNA comes from Alienimonas californiensis.
CAGCCGATCGGCGAGGTCCCCCCGCTCCGCCGCGCGGGCCTCCGCCGCCAAGCGGGCCAGTGCGACCGCGGCGACGAACTCCGTTTCCGGCCCCAATACCGTGGGCGTGCGCTCGTCCCCCCGCAGCGTCGCCACGCGGGCGGCGGCCTCCCCGGGGCCGGCCGTGTCCAGGCGCAGCCGCAGTGACGCCGCGACCGCCGCGTCGCCCCGCGGCCCCGCGACGCCCGCCAAGGCTTCGGCGGCCCCGCGGGAGTCGACGGAGAGTCTGCGGGAGTCCGCGAGCAGTACCGAACGCTTCGCCGCGGAGTCCACCCGGCGGATCGGCAGGGCGAACGCCTCCGCGGACTCCGACAGACTCTGGCGGGGGCGTTGCTCTGGAGTCAGCTCCGCCCGGATGAGGCGCAGCTCCGCGAGGGCGAGGGCGGCCCGCTCCGTCAGGTCGACCAGTTCCTCGGCGGTCAGCGGTTCGACGTCCCGGCTGCGGCCGCGGGTGAGGTCGCGGCGGCGGTCTTCGAGCGTCGTGTGCAGCGCCTCCAGCCGGGCGTCGACGGCCCGGAGGGCGGCGCCGGCGGCGTCGGTTTGTTCGCGGGTCGGCCGCAACTCCGGCAGGGCGTCGCGGCCGCGGCGGAGGGCGTCGGCGGCGTCGAGCAGGGCGTGGGCGAGGTCCGTGCGGACCGCGGGCAGTTCCGGGTGGCGTTGCCGAACGTCGGCGAGGGCCTCGGCGGCGCGGGCCAGCAGGGCGTCGCGCTCGGGACCGTCGGTGTAGCGGGCGTGCTCCGCGAGGGCCGCCGCCAACCGCACCGCGGCGGTCTGTTCGGCGGTGGGCGTCGAGAGCGGATCGCGGAGCGTCCGCAGGCTCGCCCCCTCCGCGACGCCGAACAGCCCGCGTTCCAACAGCCCGGCGTGGTAGCGGTCTTCGAGTTCCCCCCCGACCGCCGGGGCCGCGACGATCAGCAGCCCGAGCGCCGCGATCCCCGACGCCGCGGCGGAGGCGGTGCGGTGGAACACGGGCGGGGACCGATCGGGGCGAAGAATAAGCCTGTCACCGTAGGTCGCCGCCGCGGGGCCGGACAAGGGGGGTTGTCGTACGGGGAGCCCGGCGACGGAGCGACCGGCCGCGTCCCGGACCCTGCGAGGGTCCGGGACGCTTCGCGGGACGTGCCGTCGTGCTCACTCCCACGCCCGCCAGCGGCGGAAGCGGTCGGCACAGTGCAGGGCGCGATCGGTCAACGCGTCGATTCGTTCAAACTCAGCGGCAGCCATTCGGCCTGAGGCGTGCTGCGGAGCACAGCGAAACTGAGCCTCGAACCCGACCGGCAGCGTCTTCCAGTAGGTCGCGGGAAAGGGCGAGACCGGCTTCCAGACGACCGCGTCCGGGTCGAACCGATCCCGTTCCGCCCAGCAGCGGAGGTATTGGCGGCCGTGATCACGGCGGGTCGCCCGCACGGTGCGATTCTCCAAGGGCTCGTTCGAGTCCGAGAAATCGTCGATGAAGTCCTCCCACCGCGGCTCGGCGAAGGCTTCCCAGACAGCGCCGCCCTCTGAAGTCAGACGGAGATGAATCGGCGGCGTCGCGGCGTGAAGGAGCCGCGGCCAGTCCGGGTCGCTGTGGTCGAATTCCGACTGCAACGCCGCTCGGATGGTGGTTCCGTCAGGCACGAACGGGGTCGTCGTCTCCCCGTCGACTTCGCCTTCAATCCAGCCGGCGTTGAACAGTCCGAGCAGGGTCAGGACGAGTTCGTCCTCCGACAGCCCGTGCGGCTGACGGTTGAAGAGCAGCCAGAGATAACGGTCCGGGTAGCCGTACCCACAAAGAGAGTGACTGTGCTCGACCAGCGAGTTCAGAATCCAATACTCCCCGCGCGTCAGGCGAGGGGCGAAGCGACGGGACGACACGTCGGGGGGCCGCCCGGCGGGCGGCGGGTTGGTATAAGGAGACCGCAAACTAAAGGGCCGGCCGGGTCGCGGCAAGACGGCGGGCGGCGGGGCGGGTAGCCTGCGGAGGATCGTTCCTCCTGGGATTCGCCCGTGCTTCGTTCCGTCCGTTCGTTCGTCGCCGCGGCGCTGCTGCTCGTCGGGTTGGGGACGTGGGCGGGGTGCGATTCGAAGCCGGCCCCGGCGGACCTCGGCGGCGACGCGGCGGTCGATCCCGCGGCGGACGACGCCCCGTTCGACCCGCACGCCGCGGCGTGGGCGGTGCCGGTTCCCGCGGCGAAGTCGCCGGTCTCGCTGAGGAACTATCAGTGGATCGACGAGGGGGCGGCGTCCCCGGGGCAGACGATGTTGGAGCGGGCCGACACCCTGAAGGCGTCCGGCCGGTACGACCTCGCCCGCACCGCCTACGAACTGGCGTTGAAGCAGGACCCGGCGTTCGCCCAGGCCGCCTATCAACTGGCCTGCAACGAGGCCCTCGCCGGCAACGCCGACGCCGCCCGCACGGCATTCGAGCGGGCGGTGGAACTGGGCTACGCGGACTACCCGATCGCCCGCGCCGACGCCGAACTGGGGGCGCTGCGGGAGGAGGCCGCCTTCCCGGACCGCCTGCGGGAGATCCGCCGGCGCTACCTCAAGCAGGCGGCCCGGCGGGTCGGCACGCCCTTCTACCTCACCGCCGCAGACCTGCCGGAGGCGGAGCGCCCGGGAAGCGGCCCGGCCCCGCACGCCGGCGGGGGGGCGAAGCCGCCGGTGATCCTCATCCTGCACGGCACGGGCGACAGCCATGAGAGCTACGCCCGGGAAGCGATGGGCTGGGCGGAGCTGGGTTGGGCGGCGGTCGCCGTGCCCGGCTCGCTGCCGACGGCGAACGGCGGGTTCCTCTGGCCCGCCGACGAGGCGACCGCCTACGCCGCGGTCGATCGGCAGTTGCGGGCGATCCTGAAGGACCCGGGGCTGGGCACCGTCGCGGACGTCTCCCGGGTCGTGCTGATGGGGTTCTCGCAGGGGGCGAACCACGCGGCGGCGCTGACGGCCCGTCACCCGGACGTTTACGCCGGGGCGGTCGCCCTGAGCCCGGCCGGCCGGCCGACGGGAGCCTACGACCCGGCGACGCTGAACGGGGGGGCGGGGCTGGACGCGGGCCGCCCCCGGCCGGTGGCGATGTTCCTCGGCGACGAGGAGGGCGGCGAGGCGCTGCTGGCCCGCTGGACCGCCGCGGCCCAGTCCGCCGGCTGGCCGGTCTGGGCGGAGGAGTTCCCCGGCGACCGCCACTTCCCCCGCGACTGGCACGCGGAACGCCGGGCCAAGGTCGCGGCGTTTCTGCTGGGGGAATGAGGGGTTAGAGGTCGCCGGGGGTGAGGTCCGGCTGGGCGAAGCCGCGGACAGTAAGAATCTCTACCGCGGCGCCGCGAACGCGGAAGATCAGGCGGTGGGTCTCCGTTTCGCCGGCGCCGAAATAGGCCTCTCTCAAACCGAATCCCTGCACCCGTGGGTCAAGGCAGAGGGCGTGGGCTTCCGGCATGTCGATCAACTCGTCCGCCTTGTTCAACGCCGCGTCGTGCCACGCGTTCGCATGGGCGGCCCCGCGGCGGGCCAACAAGACGGTCCACTGGGCGTCAAGTTCCTCCAAGAACTCCGGCATGTGCCGGATCGTATAAGCCATCAGCGGTTCCGCAGCTCGGGATGACGACGAGCCATCTCCGCCCGCACCTCCTCCGTCGTCATGCCGAGTCCGGCGTCGGCTTGAGCCAGCCCGGCCCGCACGGACTCCTCCAGCGTCTTGCCGCTGCGGTAGCCGTCGAACGGTTCGTCGTTCGTCTCCTCGTCGCTCGCCCCCTTCGGTTCCGGCACCAACCGCAACTGCGCTCCGGTGCCGGGATGACGGACCAGCACCTCGCGCCGGGCGTCCAAGGCCGCGGCGATCTCGGGGGGCAAGTCGAAGACGGCGGGCGAGGCGGCGTTCATGCCCGCAGTTTAGCCGGTCACAGGGCTCGTCGGGAAAATCCGAGATTCTTCCGACAGCCCGCCAAGATCGGGGGCTCGGCCGCGAAGAACTCTTTGTGCGGGGCGTTTCCCGCCCCCCCGCTTCTCTCCGAAGCCTGTCATGTCGTACTGCTCACATCGCCTGAAAGGCACACCGATGATTCGCAAGGCCCTCCTCGGGACCGCCCTGACGCTGGGTCTGGGCGCCCTCGCTTTCGGAACCGACTTCTTCACCTTCGCCAAGACCGCCGCCCAGGAAGCCCGGGCCGGCGTGCGGGACGCGGTGCCGGTCTCCTTCGAGATCAAGGCGGCCCGTCAGAAGCTGACGGAACTGGACCCCGCCGTCTCCGCCGCCAAGCGGGTCGTCGCGGAGCAGCAGATCGCCGTCGAACGCCTCAAGTCCGACCTCGACCGCCGCACCGTCGCCCTCGACGAGCAGGCCCGCGAAATGGCCTTCCTGCGGGACAAGATCGGCTCCGGCGACCTGCACTACGCCGGCCGGACGATCGGCGAGTCCGATATGAAACGGGACCTCGCCGCCCGCCTCACCACCTACGAGACCGCGAAGACGACGCTCGGCCACAAGGAGGCCCTGCTGACGGCCCAGCAGCAGACCCTCGCCGCCAACGAGCGGAAGCTGGACGCCATGCTGGACGCCCGCGGTCAGCTGGAGGTGCAGATCGAACAGCTCGAGGCGAAGCTCCAGATGGTGCAGGCCCGCGAGACGATCGCCGGCGTCGAGATCGACGACACCGCCTTGTCGGACACCCGCGACCTGATCCAGCGGATCGACGACGAACTGAGCGTCCGCGAACGGATGCTGGACGAGGACGGCCGCACCTGGGACGGCGCCGTGCCGGTCAGCGAGATCGTCAAGGAGGGCGCCGCCGCCGAAGACGCCGCCGCCCGCTACGACGCCCTGTTCGGCGCCCCGGCGAAGAAGCTCGGCGGCGACGAAGCCTGAACCCGGATCGCGTTCTACCGGATCACGTTCTAACCGTCGCCCCGCCCGCGCTCCCCGCGCGGGCGGGGTTTGTTGCATGAGACGATTGGAACCGCGACCGTCAGGGAGCCGGCTCCCTGCGGCCGCAACTCGCCCGGGCCGGCTCCCTAACGGTCGCGGTTCCATTTCTTCCCGCTCAATCTCCATGCCCGCCCCCCCCCTGATCGCCTGGGTCGACGCCCTCGGGGCCGTGCTGTTGCGGCCGGGGGATCGGCTGACGCTCGGCGGGCCGCCCAGACGCTCCGGGGACGGGGGGGAAGAGCGGGCCGATCTGGCGTTGGCGGCGCCGTTGGCGCCGGTGCAGGCGGCGGTCGTGCGGGCCGGCGAGGGCTGGGCGCTGGAGGAGAACGGCGCACTGACCGCCCTGAAAGCCGGCGGCGCCTTCACGCTGGGCCGCGACGGGGCGGTGCGGGGCACGGTGACGACGCCCAACCCGCTGTCGGCCGCGGCGGCGGTGCGGATCGACAGCTCCCACCGCCCGGCGCCGGGCAGGGGGCCGGTGCGACTGGAGCACGCGGTGATCGCCGCGGGGCCGGTGATCGTGGGCGGCGGCACGGACTGCCACGTCCGCGTGCGGGGGGCGACCGGCCAACTGCTGTTTCGTGCCGGGCCGAACGGCTGGCAGGTCCGCGGGGCGGAGCCGCCGTCTGTTGCGGAGCCGGGCGAGACCGCTGCGCCCGCGGGCGGGGCGGCGGCGTTAGAATGGCGCCCGGCCGCGGCGGGCGACGTGCTGACCGGCGGGGGCGTCTCGCTGCGGCTCGAAGCCCTGCCGGCCGGGTGAGCCCCCCCCGGCGGACCGGCCGTCGTTCCCCCGCACTCCTCACCTCCCGCAGGCGTCGCCGATGTCGTTCTTCCTCAGTCTGGTGGGGCTGCTGGTCGTGCTGCTGGCCGTCGTGGTCGTCGTGCTGCTGGCCGGATTGCAGGGCTGGCTGCTGGCGGACGTGTTGCGGCACGAACCCAACGACGGCTGGGGCAAGTTGCTGTGGGCCTACGCCGTGCTGCTGACCCCGCCGTGGGGCGGGGCGGTGTATTTCTTCCTCCGCCGCCCCGAACGCCTGCGGGAGTACGGACAATGAGGCGGGAGGACCCGAGCCGATCTCGCCCCGGACGCTTGCGGTTTCGCGGGGCCCGAACGGGCTCCGGTCCCGCGAATCCGCAAGCGACGCCCGGATTGTCGCCAAGATTCGCCCGTCCGCCGCGAAGCACCGTCGGACCCCCTTTCCGGGACTCCTGATTCCCGGGAACCCTGATCCGCCGCCCGGCGTCCGACGTTCGTTCCGATCCCGCCCCGTTTCGCTCCCCGCGTCTCCCCACGGCCCGCACGATGCCCCGCCCGTCCGACGCCGCTGCGAACGCCGCCGTTCAGAACGTTCCCGTCACGAACGCCGCCGAGACCCAGTTCGACCCCTCCGCCACCCGTCCCCCCGGCGCCGCCCCCATGAGCTCCCAGCCCCACAGCGGCGGGCGCTTCGCCCATCCGCCGGAGAGCCGTCCGCTGGAGGGCTACACCCTCAAACGGGCGATCCACCGCGGCGGGTTCGGCGAGGTGTATTACGGGCTGAGCGACGGCGGCAAGGAGGTGGCGATGAAGCTGCTTCATCAACACACCGAGATCGAACTGCGGGGGGCGAACGCCTGTTTAAATCTCAATCACCCCAACCTGATCACGATCTACGACATTAAGCGGGACGGGTCGGGCGACTGGTGGGTGCTGATGGAATACGCCGGCGGGCCGCGGCTCGCCGACGTGCTGGAGGACCGCGGCAAGCTGCCGGTGGAGGAAATTGAACACTGGCTTCGCGGCCTGACCGCCGGCCTGACCTTCCTGCACGAACGCGGCCTGGTGCACCGCGATTTGAAGCCGGCGAACATCTTCGCCGAGGGCGGCACGGTCAAAATCGGCGACGTCGGCCTGTCGAAGTTCATCTCCGAGAGCCGCGGCAGCGAGCACACCAAAAGCGTCGGCACCGTCTATTACATGGCGCCGGAGATCGCCCGGGGGAAATACGGCCGGGGCGTCGATCTGTACGCCCTCGCCGTGATGCTGTTCGAGATGTACACCGGCACGGTGCCCTTCGACGGGGAGACGCCCGCCGAGATTCTCATGAAGCACCTGTCCGCCCCGCCGGACCTCTCCCCGCTGCCGCCGGCGCTCAAGCCGGTGTTCGCCCGGGCGCTGCATAAAGACCCCGAAAAACGTACCCGCAGCGTGGGCGAGTTGGAACGCGAGTTCCGCGCCGCCGTCCGCGGCCACGGCGCCCATCGGTCGGCGGACCGACCGCACGATCTGGACGACGCCGCGTTCGACGCGCCGCCGCCCCGCCCCGCCGCGGTCCGCGTGCCGGTCACCGACGGGGACGAAATCCCTTATGCAGACGCCGTTTGGGCCGACCTGCACGCCCGGCAGCGGGCCGAGGAGCAGGCCGAACGCCGCCGCGATCGGGAGAGGAGCGACGTCGAACGGCAGGAGGCGGAGGTCCGGCTCGCCAAGCGGAGCTCCGTGATCTCCTGGATCGTCATCGCGGCGATCATCCTGATCGCGTCCGCCCCGCGGCTGACCCGGGGGATCGCGGCGTCGGCGTGGGAGCTGGCGATCCTCGCGGCGCTGGGCTACGGGGTGTTCCGGCTGGTGAAATGGCTGGCCGGCGGGGAGGCCGCCGCCGCCCGCCGCGACGACGAACGGCACGACCGGGAGAACGCCCGCCTGCGGGCGCAGCAGGACCGGGCCGCCTACCGGCCGGACCCCGCCCAGCCGTCGCAGGAATACCGCCGCCGCGTCGGCGCCGTCCCGGTCCGCGTCGCCGCCCCCCCGCCGCGGCCCCGCCCGCAGCCGCGGCCGGTGCCGTTGGACCCGGAGGACGTGCGCAGCCTGTCCGGCTGGCGGCGGGCGACGGAGTTCGCCGGCTCCGCCGCGGTCGCCGGCGCCCTCAGCGCCGCGGTCGCCGGGCTGGTGTTCCTCACCGACGCCGTGCAGACGGTGCCGGAGGCGGCGCTGTTCGGCCTCGTCACGGCGCTGGCCAGTTGGGGCGTGCTGCTGTGCAGCAAGCTGTCCGAGGGCCGGTTCGATGCGAACTCCCCCCGCAAATGGCTCCGCCGCTACCCGCTGTTCGGTGTGGGGGCGGCCGTCGGGCTGGCGGCGTGGGGCGTGAGCGAGGCGCTGCTGATCGACGTGCCGATCGAACGCAATTCGCTGGTCTACGCGGCGGTCGCCGAACGCGGGCCGCTGACGGCGATCGCCTTCGTGGGCTTCTTCACGACGCTGCTGGGCCTGCGGCGCTGGTGGCGGCACGCGGACGGCTACCGCCCCAAGCGGCTGCGGCTCCGCACCGTGCTGCTGACCGGTGTGCTGGGCCTGGGCGCCTGCCTGATCTTCGGCGTGCCGGTCCAGTGGGGCCTGCCCTGGGCGATCGGCCTGAGCGTCGTCACCCAGCTCGCCGCCGTCTGGACCCCCGGCCGCAAACGGCCCCACAAAATCCCCGCCGCGGGGTGAGCGTCGCTGCGCTCTTCCCCCCCCCTCCCTTGAGGGAGAGGGGCCGGGGGTGAGGGTGACGCACGGTTCGTCCGCCCCCGTTCAGAGAGTGTGAGCCCGAAGCGCAAGCGAGGCCGGGTGATGCGGCGATGTTCCCACGCCTCGGCTCGCGCCTCGGGCTGCCAATGCCGAGCGCCGGACCCTTAACAGCGTCCGGACGTCACTGCCCCCTCACCCCCGGCCCCTCTCCCCCAAAAGGGGGGCGAGGGGGGACGAGGAACCCGAACGGCTATCCCCCCACGCGTCGCACCTCGGTCGCCTCGACGTGCGGGCCGAGGTTCGCCCAGTCGTCCACGGGAATCTCGAACGCCACGCAGGTCGCCGGCGGACAGGGGATCGGGACGCCGCCCAGTTCGGCCAGATGATCGGCGACGCCGGGGTTGTGGGCGATCAGCAGCACGGCGTCGGCGTTCCCGCAGGTCTGCAGGGCCGCCCGGTGCTCCGCGATGCCGGCGCAATAGAGCGTCGGCACGGTCTGTACCGGCGGGGCGCCGGGCAGGCGGGCGGCGACCCGCTGGGCGGTGGTCGCCGTCCGCAGCGCCGGGGAGGCGAGCACGACGTCCGGCAGGAGGTTCGCTTCGGCGAGGGCGTCGCCGACGGCGTCCGCCTCCGCCAGCCCGCGGTCCGACAGCGGGCGGTCGAAGTCGGTCGCCGCGCGGTCCTCGGCGTGAGCGTGCCGCATGAGGAGGAGGAGTTTCACGGGGGCGAGCCGGCGGGGGTCGGGCGGGCGGTCGGCGGCGAGTATGATCCGGCCTCCCCCCCGTCCCAACCCTGCCCGTCCGACTCGCCCCGCCCGGTTCGGAGGAAAGAGATCCGATGAACGCCCTGACCTGCGTGCTGCTCGCCTGCCTCCCCGCCGGCCCGGATCAACCGCCCGCCGACCCGCCGGCGGTCGACCAGTTGCCCGTGACCCGCACCCCGCAGGACATGACCCTGCTGGCCGACCCGCAGGACGGCCCCGCCGCCGCGGCCCGCCGGGACGCCTTCGCCGCCCTGATGACCGGCGCCACGCTGGACGGCCGGTTCTCCGTCGACGGCTCCCCGGACAAGCTGCCGGAGGAGCGCTACGAGATCGGCCAGGTCAGCTACGTGAAGGACGACCTGTGGACGATCGCCGCCCGCATCAAATACGGGGCGAACGACGTGACGGTCCCGGTGCCGGTGAAGGTCTTCTGGGCCGGCGACACCCCGGTGATCACGCT
Coding sequences within:
- a CDS encoding PLDc N-terminal domain-containing protein, which encodes MSFFLSLVGLLVVLLAVVVVVLLAGLQGWLLADVLRHEPNDGWGKLLWAYAVLLTPPWGGAVYFFLRRPERLREYGQ
- a CDS encoding SixA phosphatase family protein — translated: MKLLLLMRHAHAEDRAATDFDRPLSDRGLAEADAVGDALAEANLLPDVVLASPALRTATTAQRVAARLPGAPPVQTVPTLYCAGIAEHRAALQTCGNADAVLLIAHNPGVADHLAELGGVPIPCPPATCVAFEIPVDDWANLGPHVEATEVRRVGG
- a CDS encoding serine/threonine-protein kinase, which codes for MPRPSDAAANAAVQNVPVTNAAETQFDPSATRPPGAAPMSSQPHSGGRFAHPPESRPLEGYTLKRAIHRGGFGEVYYGLSDGGKEVAMKLLHQHTEIELRGANACLNLNHPNLITIYDIKRDGSGDWWVLMEYAGGPRLADVLEDRGKLPVEEIEHWLRGLTAGLTFLHERGLVHRDLKPANIFAEGGTVKIGDVGLSKFISESRGSEHTKSVGTVYYMAPEIARGKYGRGVDLYALAVMLFEMYTGTVPFDGETPAEILMKHLSAPPDLSPLPPALKPVFARALHKDPEKRTRSVGELEREFRAAVRGHGAHRSADRPHDLDDAAFDAPPPRPAAVRVPVTDGDEIPYADAVWADLHARQRAEEQAERRRDRERSDVERQEAEVRLAKRSSVISWIVIAAIILIASAPRLTRGIAASAWELAILAALGYGVFRLVKWLAGGEAAAARRDDERHDRENARLRAQQDRAAYRPDPAQPSQEYRRRVGAVPVRVAAPPPRPRPQPRPVPLDPEDVRSLSGWRRATEFAGSAAVAGALSAAVAGLVFLTDAVQTVPEAALFGLVTALASWGVLLCSKLSEGRFDANSPRKWLRRYPLFGVGAAVGLAAWGVSEALLIDVPIERNSLVYAAVAERGPLTAIAFVGFFTTLLGLRRWWRHADGYRPKRLRLRTVLLTGVLGLGACLIFGVPVQWGLPWAIGLSVVTQLAAVWTPGRKRPHKIPAAG
- a CDS encoding type II toxin-antitoxin system RelE/ParE family toxin, with amino-acid sequence MAYTIRHMPEFLEELDAQWTVLLARRGAAHANAWHDAALNKADELIDMPEAHALCLDPRVQGFGLREAYFGAGETETHRLIFRVRGAAVEILTVRGFAQPDLTPGDL